Proteins from one Danaus plexippus chromosome 2, MEX_DaPlex, whole genome shotgun sequence genomic window:
- the LOC116779584 gene encoding NEDD8: MLIKVKTLTGKEIEIDIEPTDKVERIKERVEEKEGIPPQQQRLIFSGKQMNDEKTAQDYKVQGGSVLHLVLALRGGEQDLL; the protein is encoded by the exons ATGTTGATCAAAGTAAAG ACTCTTACAGgaaaagaaattgaaataGATATCGAACCTACAGATAAAGTAGAACGTATCAAAGAAAGAGTCGAAGAAAAAGAGGGTATTCCTCCCCAACAACAGCGACTTATCTTTTCTGGAAAACAGAT GAATGATGAAAAAACGGCACAAGACTATAAAGTGCAGGGGGGATCGGTACTGCATTTGGTGTTAGCTCTGAGAGGCGGCGAACAAGATCTCCTGTGA
- the LOC116779583 gene encoding ubiquitin-conjugating enzyme E2Q-like protein CG4502, giving the protein MTSRSKEKVAAAFRKLFRSPEKLDNEAAGPSGSPARRGLFRRHRDGVSPAEAAVSLPSSPASSNLSKKKAGCANEVRERAAGVRTRRLMKELKEIQRLQEHRPNPVFTVELVNDNLFEWHVRLHQIDPESDLASDLREMSIPNILLHLIFPENFPFAPPFMRVIEPRIEKGFVMEGGAICMELLTPRGWASAYTVEAVVMQFAASVVKGQGRVVRAPARSSREFSRRRAEEAFRSLVKTHDKYGWVTPSLSDG; this is encoded by the exons ATGACGTCCAGATCCAAGGAGAAGGTGGCGGCAGCTTTCAGGAAGCTGTTCCGATCTCCGGAGAAGCTGGACAATGAAGCCGCCGGACCAAGCGGCTCTCCGGCCCGTCGAGGTTTATTTCGTCGACacag agACGGCGTTAGCCCGGCGGAAGCAGCTGTTAGTTTGCCTTCAAGCCCCGCTTCCTCGAACCTGTCTAAGAAGAAGGCGGGCTGTGCTAACGAAGTTAGGGAGAGAGCTGCTGGAGTGCGCACAAGGAGACTAATGAAAGAACTTAAAGAAATACAGCGCCTACAAGAACACCGACCTAATCCAGTCTTCACG GTGGAGCTTGTAAATGACAACTTGTTCGAGTGGCACGTGAGACTCCATCAGATTGATCCTGAAAGCGATCTGGCGTCAGACCTGAGAGAGATGAGCATCCCCAACATTCTGCTCCATCTCATCTTCCCTGAGAACTTCCCCTTCGCCCCGCCCTTCATGCGTGTCATAGAACCGCGAATAGAAAAAGGATTCGTAATGGAAG GTGGTGCCATTTGTATGGAACTGTTGACGCCTCGCGGCTGGGCGTCCGCTTATACTGTGGAGGCGGTGGTTATGCAGTTCGCCGCTTCGGTGGTCAAAGGCCAGGGTCGTGTCGTCCGCGCCCCGGCTCGCTCCTCCCGGGAATTCTCGCGCAGGAGAGCCGAGGAGGCCTTCAGGTCGCTGGTTAAGACCCACGACAAATACGGCTGGGTCACACCCTCGCTGTCCGACGGTTGA